Within the Deinococcus aerolatus genome, the region CCAGCCCCTGACCCTGGCCGGCGCGCAGGCCAGCCGGCCCCTGCTCGTAGGGCAAGAACACCAGCCGGTGCTGCTCGGCGTCCAGGCCAGGGCCGTGGTCACACACCTCAATCTCCGGCTGACCGTCCACCTTCCGCAGCGTGAGTTCAACCGGCCCCTCGGTGTACCTCAGGGCATTCTCGACGAGATTCTCGACGATCTGGCGCAGCCGGTCCCCGTCCACCGGCCAGACCAGCGGCACGGCCGGCAGACTCAGTTCCGTGCGGGCGCCCGCGAAGCGCTCCAGCAGGGGGCGCAGATCCTGCGGGCGGGGACGCAGGGTCACGTCCAGGTACAGGTCGTTCAGGCGGCTCAGGTCGGTGCGGCTGGCCAGCTGGGCGGCGCTGTCCTCAATCAGGCCCAGCAGATGCACACGCTGGTCATGGGTGTCGGCGTGCCGTAGCAGGTCGCTGGCCAGCATCAGCGACTGGAGCGGGCGGCGCAGCTCGTGGCTGGCCAGGTGCAGGGCCTCGCGCTGGCGGGCCTCGCGGCGGGACCGTCGGTCCAGCTCCGAGCGCCACAGCATCATCGCGCGCAGGGCCGACGTGACGCTCAGGAGCCCTGTAATCAGCGCCGTGCCCAGCAGAACGCGGCGCATCAGCTGCAGCGCCTCCACGTACTGACGCTCCATGGCCTTGGCGTACTGGGCGGCCTGGGCGTTCAGCGCCACAGCCTCCTTGGCAGCCTCAGCGGCAGCAGGGACCGTGGCCTGCTGCAGGTAGCGCTCGATGACCGCCAGCCTCGCCTCGCCGTAGCCCTCGATCTCTCTCAGCTGCGTGAACTGTGCTGGGTTACGCGCGCTGGACAGCGCCCGGTCACGCACTTCCAGACGCTCGGCGGCGCTCAGGCCCGGCGTCAGTCCGGCCACCTGGTAGGCCTGCACGTCCAGCGCCAGACCCTGGTAGGCGTAGGGGGACCAGCCGGTACCGTTGTGGATCAGCGCCTGATAGGCCGGCTGGGTGGCCAGTACCACCAGTGCCACGGTCAGCGCGGCGGGCAGCGCGGACAGCGTAATCTCGCGCGTGGCCACCGATAACCCCATCCGGCGGGGCCTGTGCCGGGGGCGACCGGGGGCGGCAGACGTCACGGCACCGGGCTCAGGCGCTCGGCAAACCATACCCACGCCGCGCTGTAGGGCGGGGTGTAGAAGCGCTCGGGCGTGCGCGGCAGCACCACCGTCAGCGGACCTTTCTTCAGCACCGGAATGGGCTGCCCGTCCATGTGGTAGGCCAGCATCACCGGCTCCTGCAGATAGTCCTGAGCGCGGATCGTCGAGACAAAGCCGTTGCTGGCGTGAACCCGCACGTCCCGGCCCACAAAGCCGCCCAGTGCTGCCAGATCGCGCAGCGGCACGCCCTCATACACGGCGTGCTGCTTCAGTTGCGGGTGGTAAGTGCTGTAGCGCACGGTGGGCAGCGCCTCCAGCTGCCGCAGCGTGAAGGTCTGCGGCCCATCCTGCCCGTCCAGCTGGAAGACCATCCGCTCATCCGGACGGGCCGGGGGCCGGGGCAGCGCGCCGCGCAGGTAGTTGAAGGGGCGGGCACCAGGCACCTGCGGAAGCGCCGGGATGGTCGGCGAGCCCCTCTTGGACTGGGCCGCCCCCGTCTGTCCTGGGGTTGTCTGGTCCGTTTTCTGATGGACGGCGCTCCGGGAGACCGCCGGGCCGGGCTGGTTCAGGCTCCGGGCGCCAGTCCCTGAGCCCAGGGCCAGGACGGTCAGCGCCAGCCAGGGGCCCGCCCAGACGTGGACGCGCCGGAAGACTGAATTGCATGGGGTCACCGCGCCATTTTAGCCGTCTGCCCACCAGGCCTCAAGGGGGCGCCTCTATGGTATCTAGCCTGGCACGGTGTCCAGCTTCAGAACCCTGAGTGGAAGGGGGTCAGGCATGAGAGGCAAATGCACGGCGCGGGTCAGCCCCGGATCATCCCGGCGTTCCACACTCGGGACATGAAACCTTTCCCCCTCCTTTCCAAGATCGCCCTCGGCCTCAGCGTCGCGCTCGCGGCGGGCCTGGGCGGACCGGCCCACGCCGCGCCCCAGATCAGCGCCCAGAGCATCATCGTCAACCCGGTGCCCACCACCGTGAACGTCAAGGTCTGGACGGACCGCGACAGCAGCGGCACCCGCACGCCGTCTTACCAGCCCGGTGACCGCATTCGCCTGTACGCGAGCGTGTCGCAGGACGCCTACGTGTACCTGTTCAACGTGGACCCCAACGGGCAGGTGGACCTAATTCTACCCAACCGCTACCAGGGCGGCGCGAACTTTCTGAAGGCCAACAGCGTCAAGGTGTTCCCGGCGGCGGGCGATCCCTTCACCTTCGACATCGCCGCGCCCTACGGCGTCAACAAGGTGCTGGCCCTGGCCAGCCGGACGCCGCTGAACCTGGACCAGATCGCCACCTTCAAGTCGGCCCAGAACAGCTTTGCCGACGTGAACGTCAAGGGGCAGCAGGGGCTGGCGCAGGCCTTGAGCATCGTGGTCACGCCGGTCCCACAGAACACCTGGGACAGCGCCACGGCGTTCTATCAGGTGGTGGCCCGTCCGGCGGCTGCCCTTCCCGCCGTGCCCACCCCGCCCGTTAACCCCTGGGGCGACGCGCGCAAGTGGCAGGTTGTGGTGGGCGTCTCCTCTGACCTGCGGGCGCTGCACGACAGCTACGCCGCGCGCCTGAAGGCCGAGGGCTACGTGCAGACCAAGCTGAAGATCAAGAAGAACGAGATCGAGAGCGAATACCGCCGGGGCAGCGATGAGGCCGAGTTGCAGGTCAAGCGCAAGGGCAACGGCGTGGAGATCAAGCTGGAACGCGACTGAGCGCCAGCACGTTCCAGCTTGAAAACACATACCAGACTGAAAAGAGGAGGCCCTGTCGGGCCTCTTTTTTTGTGCAGTGTTGCGGCCCCGCGCTGGGCATGAGGCGTGGAAGATAAACGGTTCAGTGTCCGCGCGGGGTCATCTGCTAGGCTGGCCGCATCTGATGTGCCCCACTGGAGCCTTGTTGCCGATGCCCCTGCCTGCCCAGCTGAACCGATTGCTTAACCAGCGCCGCGCTCCTTAGGGGCTGGCGTCTGCGCTGCCCCGCCGTGTCCGGGCGGCCTGTCTCCTTTGTTCCAGTTTGTTCCAGCGCTTCACCGGAGGTTGTATGACCCGTTCCCCGTCCACCCCCAAGCAGTCCAGGCCCAAACCGTCCAGATCCGCCGTCAAGGCGGACGCCACTCCCGCCGACGCAGCCTTTGACGTGGCCGCCGCCGCCTACGCGCAGGCTGGGGACATGTTCCAGCTCCTCGCGCCGGACGGCAGCGCCACAGGCGCGGGCGAGTTGCCTGACGCCGACACCCGCCTCCGCCTGTACCGCGAGATGCGCCGCGCACGGCACTTCGACGAGCGCGGCTGGGTGCTGTACCGCCAGGGCCGCCTGGGTGTGTTTCCGCCGTTCGGCGGCATGGAGGCCAGTCAGGTCGGCACCGCCGCCGCCCTGACCGCCGACGACTGGCTGTTCCCCACCTACCGTGACACCGGCGCGGCCCTGACGCTGGGCCTGCCGATTGCGCGGGCACTGGCGTACTGGCGCACCTCGCCGCACGGCTGGGCCATGCCCGAGAACCTCAAGGTGCTGCCCTTCTACATCCCGATTGCCACCCAGTACCCGCACGCGGTGGGCGCGGCGCTGGCCGAGAAGCGCAAGGGCACCAGGAACGTGGCGATGGCCTACATCGGCGACGGCGGCAGCAGCGAGGGCGACTTTCACGAGGCGCTGAACTTCGCCGGGGCGCTGGAAGCCCCCTGCGTGTTCATCCTCCAGAACAACGGCTGGGCCATCAGCGTGCCGACCCGCTCGCAGACCAAGGCCACCAACCTTTCAAAGCGGGCCGAGGGCTACGGCATTCCCGGCGTGCGGGTGGACGGCAACGACGTGCTGGCGACGTACCACGTCACGCGTGAGGCCGTCGAGCGTGCCCGCCGGGGCGAGGGCCCCACCCTGATCGAGACCGTGACGTACCGCGTCAAGCCGCACACGGTGGCCGACGATCCCAGCCGCTACCGCACCGACGCCGACAACGAGGGCTGGGACGCCAAGGACCCGGTGCTGAGACTGCGGACCCACCTGATGGCCGAGGGAATCATGACCGGGGAGTCAGAGGCCGCGCTGCTGAAAGAGGTGGCCGACGAGTTCGAGGCCGCCCTGAAGGAAGCCGACAGCTACCCGGACCCCGAACCGGCCGAGATTCTGGACCATGTGTTTGCCGAGCCGACGCCGCAACTGCGGCGGCAGCGCGAGCAGATTCTGAACGAACAGGGTTCCAGCGAGGAGAGCGCATGACCGCCACTGTTTCCAAAACCGACACCAAAACCATGACGATGGTGGCCGCCATCAACGACGCGCTGGACCTGGCCCTCCAGCAGGACGACACCGTGCACATCTTCGGTGAGGATGTGGGCGTGATGGGCGGCGTGTTCCGCGCCACCGACGGCTTGCAGGCCAGGTACGGCGTGGACCGGGTGTTCGACACTCCGCTGGCCGAGGCCGCGATCGTGGGCATGGGCATTGGCATGGGGCTGGCAGGCCTCAAGCCGGTGGCGGAGATTCAGTTCGCGGGCTTCCTGTACCCGGCGCTGGATCAGGTGCTGTCCCACCTGGGCCGCTACCGCCACCGCACCCGCAGCCGCTACCACCTGCCGATGGTGGTCCGCGCGCCCTACGGCGGCGGCGTCCATACGCCCGAACAGCACGCCGACAGCCCCGAAGCCATCCTGGCGCACACCCCCGGCATCAAGGTGGTGATTCCCAGTACGCCCGCCGACGCCAAGGGACTGCTGCTCTCGGCCATCAACGACCCGGACCCGGTGTTCTTCTTCGAGGCCATCAAGCTGTACCGCAGCGTCAAGGAAGAGGTGCCGGTGGGTGATTACCGCGTTCCGCTGGGCAAGGCCAGACTGGTCACCGAGGGCGACGACGTGACCGTGATCTGCTATGGCGGCATGGTGGAGGTGGCGCAGAAAGCCGCCGCCGCAGCTAGAACCGCCGGCATCGGCGTGGAGGTCATCGACCTGCGGACCCTGGTGCCGCTGGACACCGAGACCATTCTGGACAGCGTGCAGAAGACGGGCCGCGTCGTGGTGGTCACGGAAGCGCCCCGCACCGGAGGCTTCCACAGCGAGATCAGCGCCACCATCGCGGAGGAGGCCATCGAGTGTCTGCGCGCGCCGATCATCCGCGTGACCGGCTTCGACGCGCCCTACCCGCCGTTTACCGCCATCGAGGACGTGTACCGCCCGAACGCGGTGCGGGTGGCGAAGGCGATCAAGGCGGTTATGGGGTACTGAGGTACGGCAGGGCAAGGGCGGGAGAGACCAGGCCGGTCCCCCCGCCTCTCTGTGTGTGGGATGAGGCAGCCGGCTGAGCTCCCCCTGCTGTCTGTGGGCACTGGGCGGACCCTTGCTGGGGCAAGTTTTCCCGATGCAGGCAGTCTTGCGCCCTGCCTGCATAACCCTGTGGCCCCTTCCTCACCCGCAGGCGTGACATACTCCCTCTCTGGAATGCCCAAGCGTACTGACCTGAACACGATCCTAATTCTCGGCAGCGGCCCCATCCAGATCGGGCAGGCCGCCGAGTTCGACTATTCCGGGACGCAGGCGCTCAAAGCCCTGAAAAACGAGGGGTACCGCGTGGTGCTGGTCAACAGCAACCCGGCCACGATCATGACCGATCCCGATCTGGCCGACGCGACCTACCTGGAACCGCTGACGCCCGAGTTCGTGGAGCGGGTGATCATCAAGGAGAAGCCCGACGCCCTGCTGCCCACCCTGGGCGGCCAGACCGCGCTGAACCTCGCGATGCAGCTGCACGAACGCGGCACGCTGGCCAAATACGGCGTGGAGCTGATCGGCGCGGGCGTGGAGGCCATCAACAAGGGCGAGGACCGCGAACTGTTCCAGGCCGCCATGAAGAAGATCGGCGTGGAAACGGCGCGCGGCAAGATGGTTCACAGCATGGAAGAGGCCACCGAGTACCAGAAGGAACTCGGTCTACCGGTGGTGATCCGGCCCTCCTTCACGCTGGGCGGCACCGGCGGCGGCATCGCGCACACCTACGAGGAGTTCCTGCAGATCACCGAGGGCGGCCTGCGCGACAGCCCGGTGACCTCGGTGCTGCTGGAAGAGAGCATCCTGGGCTGGAAGGAATACGAGCTGGAGGTGATGCGCGACACCGCCGACACGGTGATCATCATCACCAGCATCGAGAACTTTGACCCGATGGGCGTGCACACCGGCGACTCCATCACGGTGGCCCCGGCGCAGACCCTCAGCGACGTGGAATACCAGCGCCTGCGCGACATGTCGCTGGCGATCATCCGCGAAATTGGCGTGGCGACGGGCGGCAGCAACATCCAGTTCTCGGTCAACCCGGTGGACGGGCGCGTGATCGTGATCGAGATGAACCCGCGCGTGTCGCGCTCCTCCGCGCTGGCGAGCAAGGCCACCGGTTTCCCGATTGCCAAGATCGCCGCGCTGCTCGCGGTGGGGTACACCCTCGACGAGCTGCCCAACGACATCACCCGCGTGACGCCCGCCGCCTTCGAACCGAGCATCGACTATGTGGTGACCAAGATTCCGCGCTTTGCCTTCGAGAAGTTCCCGGGCAGCTCGGATCATCTGGGTACCCAGATGCGCAGCGTGGGCGAGGTCATGGCGATTGGCCGCACCTTCAAGGAGTCGCTGCAAAAGGCGCTGCGCAGCGTGGAAAGCGACGTGCGCGGGGTCTTTGCCGCCATGTCACCGGACGAACTGCGCGCCCTGCTGTACCCCAACCCGCGCCGTCTGGAAGCGGTCATCGAGCTGCTGCGGCGCGGCGAGACCGTGGAACAGCTGTTCGACGCCACCAAGATTGACCCGTGGTTCCTGGGTCAGCTGCGCGAGATCGTGGCGGCCGAGAGCGAGATTCTGGAACTGGGGCCGATCCGGGAGTGGAAATACGAGTACTGGCGCGAGGTCAAGCGCCTGGGCTTCAGTGACGCCCGCATCGGCGAGATCGTGGGCTTGAGCGAGCTGGAGGTCCGCGCCCTGCGCAAGGAGGCCAAGGCGCTTCCCGTCTACAAGACGGTGGACACCTGCGCCGCCGAGTTCGAGGCGCACACGCCGTACCACTACTCCACCTACGAGTGGGAAGACGAGGTCACCCCCACCGACAAGCCCAAGGTGGTCATCCTGGGCAGCGGCCCCAACCGCATCGGGCAGGGCGTGGAGTTTGACTACGCCACCGTTCATGCGGTCTGGGCGCTACAGGACGCGGGCTACGAGACGATCATGATCAACTCCAACCCCGAGACGGTCAGCACCGACTACGACACGGCAGACCGCCTGTACTTCGAGCCGCTGACGTTCGAGGACGTGATGAACATCGTCGATCACGAGAAGCCGGTGGGCGTGATCGTGCAGCTGGGCGGTCAGACCCCGCTGAAACTGGCGCGGCGGCTGGAGGCGGCGGGCGCACCGATCATCGGCACCAGCCCCGACGCCATCGACGAGGCCGAGGACCGCGCGTCCTTCAACGCGCTGTGCGAACGCCTGGGCCTGCCGCAGCCGCGCGGACTGGTGGCGAAGACGCCGAACGAGGCGCAGGCCCTGGCCGAACAGCTGGGCTTTCCGCTGATGGCCCGGCCCAGCTACGTGCTGGGGGGCCGCGCGATGCGGACGGTGCGCAGCATGACCGAGCTGACCACCTATCTGGACGAGGTGTACGCCGCCGTGGAGGGCCAGCCGAGCATCCTGCTGGACCAGTTCCTGGAAGGAGCGCTGGAGCTGGACGTGGACACCCTGTGCGACGGCGAGCGCGCCGTGGTGGCCGGGATCATGGAGCATGTGGAGGCCGCCGGGGTTCACAGCGGTGACAGCGCGTGCGTGCTGCCCCCGGTCAGCCTGAGCGCCGAGCTGCTGGCCCGCGTGAAGGCCGACACCGAGCGGCTGGCGCTGGAACTGGGCGTGCGCGGCCTGATGAACGTGCAGTGGGCGGTCAAGGACGACGTGGCGTACATCCTGGAGGCCAACCCGCGTGCCAGCCGCACCGTTCCCTTCGTGAGCAAGGCCGTGAACCATCCCCTCGCCAAGAGTGCCGCCCGCATCGCCGTGGGCCACACGCTGGAACAGATCGGGCTGCTGGAGACACCGGTGCCGGCCATGTACTCGGTGAAGGAAGTGCACCTGCCCTTCCTGAAATTCGCGGGCGTGCTGCCGGTGCTGGGGCCGGAGATGAAAAGCACCGGCGAGAGCATGGGCATCGACAGTGACCCGTATCTGGCGTTCTACCGGGCGCAGTTGGGGGCCAAGAACAACCTGCCCCTGAGCGGCACCGCCCTGCTGCTGGGCGAGGGCTTGGATGACGTGGCCGCCACGCTGGAGGGCGCGGGCCTGACCGTGATTCGGGCGCAGGACGGCGACAAGCTCCCCGACTTGCTGATTGACGTGACCGAAAGCCGCCTGCTGAGAACGGCGCTGGAACGGGGCGTGCCCATCGTGAGTACTCG harbors:
- a CDS encoding sensor histidine kinase, giving the protein MGLSVATREITLSALPAALTVALVVLATQPAYQALIHNGTGWSPYAYQGLALDVQAYQVAGLTPGLSAAERLEVRDRALSSARNPAQFTQLREIEGYGEARLAVIERYLQQATVPAAAEAAKEAVALNAQAAQYAKAMERQYVEALQLMRRVLLGTALITGLLSVTSALRAMMLWRSELDRRSRREARQREALHLASHELRRPLQSLMLASDLLRHADTHDQRVHLLGLIEDSAAQLASRTDLSRLNDLYLDVTLRPRPQDLRPLLERFAGARTELSLPAVPLVWPVDGDRLRQIVENLVENALRYTEGPVELTLRKVDGQPEIEVCDHGPGLDAEQHRLVFLPYEQGPAGLRAGQGQGLGLPLVRRYARAHGGDVALTNTPGGGLCVTVRLGLPLDARSPVRDDPLPA
- a CDS encoding molybdopterin-dependent oxidoreductase, which translates into the protein MPGARPFNYLRGALPRPPARPDERMVFQLDGQDGPQTFTLRQLEALPTVRYSTYHPQLKQHAVYEGVPLRDLAALGGFVGRDVRVHASNGFVSTIRAQDYLQEPVMLAYHMDGQPIPVLKKGPLTVVLPRTPERFYTPPYSAAWVWFAERLSPVP
- a CDS encoding DUF4384 domain-containing protein gives rise to the protein MKPFPLLSKIALGLSVALAAGLGGPAHAAPQISAQSIIVNPVPTTVNVKVWTDRDSSGTRTPSYQPGDRIRLYASVSQDAYVYLFNVDPNGQVDLILPNRYQGGANFLKANSVKVFPAAGDPFTFDIAAPYGVNKVLALASRTPLNLDQIATFKSAQNSFADVNVKGQQGLAQALSIVVTPVPQNTWDSATAFYQVVARPAAALPAVPTPPVNPWGDARKWQVVVGVSSDLRALHDSYAARLKAEGYVQTKLKIKKNEIESEYRRGSDEAELQVKRKGNGVEIKLERD
- the pdhA gene encoding pyruvate dehydrogenase (acetyl-transferring) E1 component subunit alpha; translation: MFQLLAPDGSATGAGELPDADTRLRLYREMRRARHFDERGWVLYRQGRLGVFPPFGGMEASQVGTAAALTADDWLFPTYRDTGAALTLGLPIARALAYWRTSPHGWAMPENLKVLPFYIPIATQYPHAVGAALAEKRKGTRNVAMAYIGDGGSSEGDFHEALNFAGALEAPCVFILQNNGWAISVPTRSQTKATNLSKRAEGYGIPGVRVDGNDVLATYHVTREAVERARRGEGPTLIETVTYRVKPHTVADDPSRYRTDADNEGWDAKDPVLRLRTHLMAEGIMTGESEAALLKEVADEFEAALKEADSYPDPEPAEILDHVFAEPTPQLRRQREQILNEQGSSEESA
- a CDS encoding alpha-ketoacid dehydrogenase subunit beta: MTATVSKTDTKTMTMVAAINDALDLALQQDDTVHIFGEDVGVMGGVFRATDGLQARYGVDRVFDTPLAEAAIVGMGIGMGLAGLKPVAEIQFAGFLYPALDQVLSHLGRYRHRTRSRYHLPMVVRAPYGGGVHTPEQHADSPEAILAHTPGIKVVIPSTPADAKGLLLSAINDPDPVFFFEAIKLYRSVKEEVPVGDYRVPLGKARLVTEGDDVTVICYGGMVEVAQKAAAAARTAGIGVEVIDLRTLVPLDTETILDSVQKTGRVVVVTEAPRTGGFHSEISATIAEEAIECLRAPIIRVTGFDAPYPPFTAIEDVYRPNAVRVAKAIKAVMGY
- the carB gene encoding carbamoyl-phosphate synthase large subunit; the protein is MPKRTDLNTILILGSGPIQIGQAAEFDYSGTQALKALKNEGYRVVLVNSNPATIMTDPDLADATYLEPLTPEFVERVIIKEKPDALLPTLGGQTALNLAMQLHERGTLAKYGVELIGAGVEAINKGEDRELFQAAMKKIGVETARGKMVHSMEEATEYQKELGLPVVIRPSFTLGGTGGGIAHTYEEFLQITEGGLRDSPVTSVLLEESILGWKEYELEVMRDTADTVIIITSIENFDPMGVHTGDSITVAPAQTLSDVEYQRLRDMSLAIIREIGVATGGSNIQFSVNPVDGRVIVIEMNPRVSRSSALASKATGFPIAKIAALLAVGYTLDELPNDITRVTPAAFEPSIDYVVTKIPRFAFEKFPGSSDHLGTQMRSVGEVMAIGRTFKESLQKALRSVESDVRGVFAAMSPDELRALLYPNPRRLEAVIELLRRGETVEQLFDATKIDPWFLGQLREIVAAESEILELGPIREWKYEYWREVKRLGFSDARIGEIVGLSELEVRALRKEAKALPVYKTVDTCAAEFEAHTPYHYSTYEWEDEVTPTDKPKVVILGSGPNRIGQGVEFDYATVHAVWALQDAGYETIMINSNPETVSTDYDTADRLYFEPLTFEDVMNIVDHEKPVGVIVQLGGQTPLKLARRLEAAGAPIIGTSPDAIDEAEDRASFNALCERLGLPQPRGLVAKTPNEAQALAEQLGFPLMARPSYVLGGRAMRTVRSMTELTTYLDEVYAAVEGQPSILLDQFLEGALELDVDTLCDGERAVVAGIMEHVEAAGVHSGDSACVLPPVSLSAELLARVKADTERLALELGVRGLMNVQWAVKDDVAYILEANPRASRTVPFVSKAVNHPLAKSAARIAVGHTLEQIGLLETPVPAMYSVKEVHLPFLKFAGVLPVLGPEMKSTGESMGIDSDPYLAFYRAQLGAKNNLPLSGTALLLGEGLDDVAATLEGAGLTVIRAQDGDKLPDLLIDVTESRLLRTALERGVPIVSTREAAEWTAKAIAGAKNVELNVTSLQEWVKG